A genomic stretch from Nitrospirota bacterium includes:
- the secF gene encoding protein translocase subunit SecF yields MKFTEFIGQTSIDFMGFRKYAFVFSGIITLIGIFAIIQIILGHGNLGIDFGGGTAVQLKFEKPLRIDAARSVLIQNGIQDAELQEFPEDNKILIRLKKLVATTEPVADRIISMFKQDIPDNTFIVDSSTEIGPTVGRQLQKDAITAVILSFIGIIIYIALRFEFKFGIAAAIATFHDVIVVVGLFYLLNKEINLLVITALLTLAGYSLTDTVVVFDRIREYLRVRRKEPIEIIINNGINHVIGRTVIVSLTTLLVLVALFFFGGEVIHDFSFALLMGVLVGTYSSIFVASPLLVIWKGKGINPKK; encoded by the coding sequence ATGAAATTTACGGAATTTATTGGTCAGACCAGTATTGACTTTATGGGGTTTAGAAAGTATGCATTTGTATTTTCCGGTATTATTACGCTTATTGGTATTTTTGCTATAATACAAATCATTTTAGGCCACGGCAATCTGGGAATAGATTTTGGTGGTGGAACAGCCGTCCAGTTGAAGTTCGAGAAGCCTTTGAGGATTGATGCGGCAAGGTCTGTTCTGATACAAAATGGCATACAGGATGCTGAACTCCAGGAATTTCCGGAGGATAACAAGATCCTCATCAGGTTAAAGAAGCTTGTTGCTACTACTGAGCCTGTCGCAGACCGCATTATATCCATGTTCAAGCAGGATATACCGGACAATACATTTATTGTTGACAGTTCTACGGAGATAGGCCCTACCGTAGGCAGGCAACTCCAGAAGGACGCTATCACAGCGGTTATTTTATCTTTCATCGGCATCATCATCTATATCGCACTCAGGTTTGAATTCAAATTTGGTATTGCAGCCGCTATTGCGACATTTCATGATGTCATTGTTGTTGTGGGCTTATTCTATCTGCTTAATAAAGAAATAAACCTGCTGGTAATAACAGCGCTTCTCACACTTGCCGGCTATTCTCTGACAGATACGGTGGTTGTATTTGACCGTATCAGGGAGTATCTGCGCGTAAGACGCAAGGAGCCGATCGAAATAATTATTAACAATGGAATAAACCATGTCATAGGACGTACAGTTATTGTATCATTAACCACGCTCCTGGTTCTTGTAGCCCTATTTTTCTTTGGCGGGGAGGTAATTCATGATTTCTCATTTGCCCTTCTCATGGGGGTATTAGTCGGCACCTATTCGTCAATCTTCGTTGCAAGTCCACTCCTTGTTATATGGAAAGGAAAGGGCATAAACCCGAAGAAGTAG